The sequence GATTATGTATTTCGGATAATAAGGAGTGATTTTCCGAATATTTCCTTCGAGACGGTGAACAGAAGCCTTCTGACCTTTGCAGAGATAGGGTTGATTGCCATTGTGGAGTCGACCTCGGGAGTCCGGAGGTTCGATCCGGATTTGGATAGCCATCATCATATCCATTGTATAAAGTGCGGAAGGATTTTTGATTTTCAGCATGGTGATTACGACGGCATTACCGTTCCGGACTCTGTAACGGAGAGATTTTCCGTGGTGGGTAAACGCGTTGTGCTTCATGTGATTTGTCCGGACTGCATAAAAAAGGGCCTGAGCCTTGACCCGGTCTTATCGGAAAAACATAACTCTGCGGGCGCCTGAAAGGCCGTTCTTGAAGAGTGTGGATGGTTATTCTCACGGCCTTTCAGGAGATAAGCGATTCGGATAGTTCAGTTTTTGATACAGCGAACGGAAAGACCCTGTGTTTTCGTGCTGCTGACGCGGTATACTGCAGAATATGTGTTGTACATCTGACGAAACCATGCAGAGTAGCTGTTGTTTTCCGAAGATGTCCAGAAACTGCTGTTCGTTCCAAGAAGAGAGAACGTGCCGTTACTGCTTCGGTATCCTGCCGGGATTGCGGTGAATCCTGTGCTGTTGTCGGCGCCTACAAGAGGCTCTTTCCAGAGCAGGGTTGACTTCAGTTTCGTTCCTGAAGCTTTTTCTCCACCGGTCTTTTCAACGAGCATCTGCCATTCATTGTCTGATGGAACGTGCCATCCTTCCGGAGCAAGGCCCCTCGGGTCATTGACCGCATACCAGTTATACAGTTTTCCATAGGTGACGCCATTTGCGCTGTTGTTTTCATAATAGCACCAGGCTCCGGTAGTGAGGCGGTTCCATTCGGCGGCGTCCTGTACCTGAGGTATTTCATCTCCATTTCTGTACCGGCTGACCGCAAGGTTTTCGGCCATCCAGACCTGTGTGCCGATGGAGAGGGTTTTAGCGTGAGCGGTCGTTGTTTTTTCAGCCGCACTAACCGATAAACACGGCATTAGTGTGGCAAGAACAAGGAAAAGCCTCGCAGCCCGGGTTAATTTGTTGCTTCTTTTCATTATGTTAAAGGGTCTGAAATGTTGATGAAAGAAAGCTTGTTTGCACAAACCAGCGGAATAAATTTTTTTTCTGCTGATTCACCTATAACGCAAACTTCTCTCTGATGGTTTCGGAAGCGTTACCGGTCCGGTCTGTTTATATTGAGACTGAGGCTGAGCGCTTGATCTGAAGGCTCCGTTTCAGACGTCATGAGGCTTCGGGGCTGGAGTATGTTTCAGTTCCGGGAAAGTCGCATGAATAGAGGGATTCACTATAAATACTACCCAAGGTGGCAAGACAGCGTTATAATCGCAAACCCGGAAGTTCCGGAAAAAAGAACAGCAGGCCGTCAGCCGTTCAGAACGGAGACAGGGTCAGGCCCAATGATCATATTCTTATCAATGAGTTTCTTTTCAGGCGAGGTGAGAGTTCCCTTGCTGCTGAAATCGTAAGCTTTTTAACGGATCACGATGGAGAACGGTTCAGATCGGTAGATCTTGCCAGGAAAATGGGTTATACGGAATCCATACAATTGCCGGGATTCTGGTATGTGCTTCATAAACTGCAGGAGGACGGGACCGTTGACAAGGATTCGAACCGCGCGTACGGGATGCAGGGCATGGAGCCGGCAACCTATGAAGAGGTTCTTGAGCATACACGGCAGTTTCCATTGCCGGGCAAGGAGCAGTTCAAGGTGGATCAAACCTATGTCGGACGACTGATAACCCATCCTAACGGTTACGGTTTTGTCGATGTAGAAGGTTTTGATGACGATATTTTTGTCAAGGCCGGTGATCTTAATTCGGCGATTCATGGTGACGAGATAGAAGTTGTCGTAACAAAAGTGCCTGAAACGTATTCGGCAAAATCCACTCCTCATCAGCGGTGCGAAGGAATTGTGGTCAATGTCGTGACCAGGAAAATATCTGCCATTGTAGGTACGCTAAGCCGCGAAAACCGGAAGTTCGTTCTCAAGGCTGACGACCGGAAACTGCTTCCTGAAATAATTGTTCCGATCAAACAGGCTTCAGGCGCAAAAGATGGTGAGAAAGTGCTTGTTGGCGATCTCGATTTTCGAAAGCCGGGTATTATCCAGGCGCGTGTGCTTGAAATTCTGGGTTCGGCCGGCGACTCACGGGTCGAGGTAAGCGCGATTGCCCGCAACCACGGTATCGATGAAACGTTTGATGAAGAGTTGATCAACTTTGCGGGAGCAATTAAGGAAGGCATTACCGATGATGATCTGAAGAACAGACTCGATATTCGCGATAAAAATGTCTTTACCATCGATCCTGTGGATGCGAAAGATTTTGATGACGCTCTTTCAATCGAGACACTGGATGACAATCTCTACCGGATCGGTGTGCATATTGCCGATGTTTCTCACTATGTCCCTGAAAATTCGCCGCTTGACCGGGAAGCCATGAAACGGGCAACCTCGGTCTATCTTGTGGATCGGGTTATTCCCATGCTTCCTTCGCGATTGTCGGAGCAGGTCTGCAGTCTCAACCCGGGTGTGGACAGAATGGCGTTCAGTGTGTTTATAACCATGACGGAGAGCGGAGAGGTACGGGAACATGCGTTTCATAAAACGGTTATTCATTCGAAGCGCCGCTATACTTATGAGGATGTTCAGGAGATTTTGCTGAAGGGCGAGGGGGATAATGCTGCCGAGCTGCAGCTTCTTGAAAAGATCAGCGTTCAATTGCGTGAGGAGCGCTTCCGTCATGGCGGCCTCGACTTTGAAACCGAAGAGGTTCGTTTCAGGCTTGGCAGCAAGGGTGAACCTGTCGAAGTCATCAAGAAGGAGCGTCTTTCAAGCCATCGGCTTATCGAGGAGTTTATGCTGCTCGCCAACCGAAAGGTTGCCGAGTACCTTACAAAAACCTTTCGTGAACGTAAAAAAAATCCGCAGCCGGTCATTTATCGGGTTCATGACGCGCCTCAGCAGGAGAGGGTGCTTGTGCTTGCAAATTTTGTCAGAAAGATCGGCTATACCCTTAAAATCAACAGGGAGAAGACGGGCCCCATAGTAAGCGCAAAAGCGCTTCGTCAGCTTCTGCAGCAGGTTCATGGTTCAAACGTTGAATTTCTGGTAAACGAGCTTGTGCTTCGCTGCATGTCCAAAGCGATTTACACCGATGAGAACACCGGTCATTTCGGGCTTGGATTTGAGCATTATACCCATTTCACTTCGCCGATTCGCCGCTATCCCGATCTTATCGTCCACCGGTTGCTTTTCGAATATGAAAACCTTCGCAACAGGAAGAAAAAAATAACCGACAAACGACTTGCCGAGCTGTCGGAGAAGATCAGAGTAACGAGCCGTATTTCAAACGAGCGGGAGAAAAGTGCGGTCGAGGCTGAACGGGAGTCTATCAAGCTCAAGCAGGTCGAGTATATGGCCGGTCATCTCGGCAATGTTTATCAGGGGATCATTTCAGGCGCAACCGAGTATGGCATCTATGTGAGAATGGTTGATTTTGCCATAGAGGGCCTTGTGCATATGCGGAACCTGACCGATGATTACTACGAATACGATGAAGCGACCTATTCACTGATCGGTAAACGCCGAAAGAGAAGGCTGCAGATAGGTCAGCGGGTCAAGGTCAAGGTGCATATGGTGGATATGCAGAGACGTACTATCGATCTCGTTATCGAGTAGATTGTTGATTGTTACTTTTCCGGGTTGTCGGCCTTGCTTCACGCGATACCCGCAATCCGGAGAAAGTTGTGCATCAGGGATAGTCCGGTATTGGTGTATTCTTCCTGTACGGCATTGAACTGCATGATGAGATCCTCTTCGTGCATCATCTGCAGATCCCGGTCGATGCTTGCCCACTCGGTCAGCATTTCCGGTGTCAGTTCGAAATGACACTGCAGCCCGTAAGCATTTGTTCCGATTCGTACGGCCTGATTTCTGCAATGTACGCCTTCGGCAAGCAGTTGCATGGTATCGGTAATTGCAACGGTTTCCCCGTGAAGCTGAAAAACCCGGAATGTATCGCTCATATTCCGGAACAGAGGATCCTCTTTTCCCGCTTCAGTGAGATCAACCATGTATGGCTGCCCTTCGTGATCGAAAAAACCGGTCTCCTTCAGAGGGTTTGTGATGACTGAACCGCCACCCGCTTTTACAAGTACCTGAAGCCCAAGGCAGATGCCAAGACATGGAAGTCCGGCGTCGAGAGCCCTCCTTGCCAGTTCGATTTCCCGTTGCATGCTCTCTGTTTTATCGTTTGCGCTCTGAGGTCCGCCAAGGATGACGAGTGCATCGTAATGCAGGGGATCGGGTAATATTCCTCCGTCTGAAAGGTCTGTCGTCTCCGAATCGATCATGCATCGTTCAAGAATGGTTTCGAGCAGTCCGGGTCCTTCATGCGTAAT comes from Chlorobium limicola DSM 245 and encodes:
- a CDS encoding Fur family transcriptional regulator, which codes for MELLEHQESVMEHKSGVAGELDYFTEVCRRHNLKITPQRVAIYRILRGCPDHPSADYVFRIIRSDFPNISFETVNRSLLTFAEIGLIAIVESTSGVRRFDPDLDSHHHIHCIKCGRIFDFQHGDYDGITVPDSVTERFSVVGKRVVLHVICPDCIKKGLSLDPVLSEKHNSAGA
- a CDS encoding fibrobacter succinogenes major paralogous domain-containing protein — encoded protein: MPCLSVSAAEKTTTAHAKTLSIGTQVWMAENLAVSRYRNGDEIPQVQDAAEWNRLTTGAWCYYENNSANGVTYGKLYNWYAVNDPRGLAPEGWHVPSDNEWQMLVEKTGGEKASGTKLKSTLLWKEPLVGADNSTGFTAIPAGYRSSNGTFSLLGTNSSFWTSSENNSYSAWFRQMYNTYSAVYRVSSTKTQGLSVRCIKN
- the rnr gene encoding ribonuclease R, producing the protein MARQRYNRKPGSSGKKNSRPSAVQNGDRVRPNDHILINEFLFRRGESSLAAEIVSFLTDHDGERFRSVDLARKMGYTESIQLPGFWYVLHKLQEDGTVDKDSNRAYGMQGMEPATYEEVLEHTRQFPLPGKEQFKVDQTYVGRLITHPNGYGFVDVEGFDDDIFVKAGDLNSAIHGDEIEVVVTKVPETYSAKSTPHQRCEGIVVNVVTRKISAIVGTLSRENRKFVLKADDRKLLPEIIVPIKQASGAKDGEKVLVGDLDFRKPGIIQARVLEILGSAGDSRVEVSAIARNHGIDETFDEELINFAGAIKEGITDDDLKNRLDIRDKNVFTIDPVDAKDFDDALSIETLDDNLYRIGVHIADVSHYVPENSPLDREAMKRATSVYLVDRVIPMLPSRLSEQVCSLNPGVDRMAFSVFITMTESGEVREHAFHKTVIHSKRRYTYEDVQEILLKGEGDNAAELQLLEKISVQLREERFRHGGLDFETEEVRFRLGSKGEPVEVIKKERLSSHRLIEEFMLLANRKVAEYLTKTFRERKKNPQPVIYRVHDAPQQERVLVLANFVRKIGYTLKINREKTGPIVSAKALRQLLQQVHGSNVEFLVNELVLRCMSKAIYTDENTGHFGLGFEHYTHFTSPIRRYPDLIVHRLLFEYENLRNRKKKITDKRLAELSEKIRVTSRISNEREKSAVEAERESIKLKQVEYMAGHLGNVYQGIISGATEYGIYVRMVDFAIEGLVHMRNLTDDYYEYDEATYSLIGKRRKRRLQIGQRVKVKVHMVDMQRRTIDLVIE
- a CDS encoding type 1 glutamine amidotransferase yields the protein MPKKILIIKNITHEGPGLLETILERCMIDSETTDLSDGGILPDPLHYDALVILGGPQSANDKTESMQREIELARRALDAGLPCLGICLGLQVLVKAGGGSVITNPLKETGFFDHEGQPYMVDLTEAGKEDPLFRNMSDTFRVFQLHGETVAITDTMQLLAEGVHCRNQAVRIGTNAYGLQCHFELTPEMLTEWASIDRDLQMMHEEDLIMQFNAVQEEYTNTGLSLMHNFLRIAGIA